A genomic region of Branchiostoma lanceolatum isolate klBraLanc5 chromosome 4, klBraLanc5.hap2, whole genome shotgun sequence contains the following coding sequences:
- the LOC136432339 gene encoding ATP-binding cassette sub-family B member 10, mitochondrial-like, producing the protein MIRVVSLACRAGVDATTTVCGNNGVRSLKFTNPAKQVLISRPGSVLGSIRAWSSLQNGLGVKNCSVNIVRSYRLPSGTTARTCKSKSFCGSGGVLSKHLSFSHQTGKSGGLFANRNIIFSRGFRLGRSPRQKSSTQGSQNVAKTAANAAKPKLAALPPAKDLRRLLQLAKPEKRQVAAAIGLLLISSAVTMAVPYSMGRVIDTIYSAVGQGSLVDNLKWICKVLVVIFIIGGCANAGRVYLMQMSGQRIVNRLRNAVFGSIMKQETAFFDKTRTGELINRLSADTALVGYAVTENISDGLRSTVAVVAGVGMMFYVSPQLASIVLTVVPPISMIGIVYGRYVRKITKRVQDALAKSTEVAEEKIGNIRTVKAFAKEDNECKRYAEKIAIVVNLAKQESLAKAAFFGSMGMAGNLVVLSVLYGGGMMMESSHMTVGDLSAFLMYTGWVAMSLGGLTSFYSELMKAIGATSRLWELVDRKPEIAIDVGHVPSAASVLGAIKFNDIHFAYPSRLDVQVFSNLGLSVPAGSITAVVGSSGSGKSTLGSLLLRLYDPNQGSVTIDGEDIRNLNPQWLRTFVGTVSQEPILFSCSIRDNITYGAADPATVSMDKIIQAAKEANALDFIQSFPDGFDTVVGERGVMLSGGQRQRIAIARALIKDPKILLLDEATSALDAESESLVQEALERLMIGRTVITIAHRLSTIKNADTIAVLHKGAIVEQGSYHSLMDIPSGMFRKLVEKQTIVAHNGTIATQ; encoded by the exons ATGATCAGAGTCGTGAGTTTAGCCTGTCGGGCAGGCGTCGATGCTACTACAACCGTCTGTGGCAACAACGGCGTCCGTTCTCTCAAGTTTACAAACCCAGCCAAACAAGTTCTTATCTCAAGACCTGGATCTGTACTTGGAAGCATACGTGCATGGTCTAGTCTTCAAAACGGTCTAGGTGTCAAGAACTGTTCCGTTAACATCGTTAGAAGTTACAGGCTACCCAGTGGAACAACCGCGAGGACATGTAAGAGCAAGTCATTTTGTGGGAGTGGCGGAGTGTTAAGTAAACATCTGTCATTTTCCCACCAAACTGGAAAATCTGGAGGCCTCTTCGCCaatagaaatatcatttttaGCAGGGGGTTTAGATTAGGACGTAGCCCACGTCAGAAGTCTTCTACACAAGGTTCACAGAATGTGGCCAAAACAGCGGCGAACGCCGCTAAACCCAAACTTGCGGCCCTCCCCCCTGCTAAGGACCTGCGTCGTCTGCTGCAGCTGGCCAAGCCGGAGAAACGACAAGTAGCAG CTGCAATAGGGCTCCTCCTCATCTCCAGTGCAGTCACCATGGCGGTGCCCTACAGCATGGGGCGGGTCATCGACACCATCTACTCAGCAGTGGGACAGGGGAGCCTGGTGGACAACCTGAAGTGGATCTGTAAAGTACTGGTGGTTATCTTCATCATCGGGGGATGTGCCAATGCAGGGAGAGTGTATCTGATGCAGATGTCAG GCCAGAGGATTGTGAACAGGTTGCGCAATGCAGTATTTGGCTCCATCATGAAGCAAGAGACGGCCTTTTTCGACAAGACGCGGACGGGAGAGCTCATCAATCGTTTGTCCGCGGACACCGCTCTGGTTGGGTACGCGGTAACGGAAAACATCTCGGACGGACTGAGGTCTACGGTCGCTGTGGTGGCAGGAGTTGGAATGATG TTTTACGTCTCACCACAACTGGCGTCGATTGTACTGACCGTGGTCCCACCAATCAGCATGATCGGCATTGTCTATGGAAGATATGTGCGCAAGATCACCAAACGGGTACAGGACGCACTGGCGAAATCCACAGAG GTAGCTGAAGAGAAGATAGGCAACATCCGCACGGTCAAGGCATTTGCCAAAGAGGATAATGAGTGTAAAAGATACGCAGAGAAAATTGCTATCGTCGTCAACCTCGCCAAGCAGGAGTCCTTGGCAAAGGCAGCCTTCTTCGGATCG ATGGGGATGGCAGGGAACCTAGTCGTCCTGTCGGTGCTGTATGGAGGAGGAATGATGATGGAGAGTTCTCACATGACTGTGGGGGACCTGTCTGCTTTTCTCATGTACACTGGGTGGGTGGCAATGTCTCTTGGAG GTTTGACCTCCTTCTACTCAGAACTGATGAAGGCTATCGGAGCGACCTCTCGACTGTGGGAGCTGGTGGATAGAAAGCCAGAAATAGCAATCGATG TTGGACATGTACCATCGGCTGCTTCAGTGCTTGGCGCCATCAAGTTTAACGACATCCACTTTGCATATCCGTCACGACTCGATGTACAAGTCTTCTCCAACCTGGGTCTGTCTGTCCCGGCCGGGTCCATCACTGCTGTGGTGGGATCCAGTGGATCAGGGAAATCCACCCTAGGATCCCTGCTACTGCGTCTGTACGACCCAAATCAAg GTTCGGTCACTATTGATGGGGAGGACATCAGGAACCTGAATCCACAGTGGCTCAGAACCTTCGTGGGCACAGTGAGTCAA GAACCAATCCTGTTCTCCTGTTCCATCCGGGATAACATCACCTATGGAGCTGCGGACCCTGCTACAGTTAGCATGGATAAAATCATCCAGGCAGCCAAGGAGGCAAACGCCCTAGACTTCATCCAGAGCTTCCCTGATGGGTTTGATACAGTTGTTGGGGAGAGAGGCGTCATGCTTTCAG GTGGCCAGAGACAAAGAATTGCAATTGCGAGGGCACTGATAAAG GATCCCAAGATCCTCCTGCTAGATGAAGCTACCAG CGCTCTTGATGCAGAGAGCGAATCCCTGGTGCAAGAGGCCCTGGAGAGGCTCATGATTGGCAGGACAGTTATAACGATCGCACACAGGCTGTCTACCATCAAGAACGCTGACACCATTGCTGTTCTTCACAAGGGGGCTATTGTGGAGCAGGGCAGCTACCATTCCCTCATGGACATTCCCTCCGGCATGTTCAGGAAACTCGTGGAAAAACAAACCATAGTCGCCCATAACGGAACCATAGCAACGCAATAA